The DNA sequence gttttttatccttttttattttcattttggttagTTTCTGTTGCTGTCTTCATGTTCATTAATCTTTTCTGCTGCAGTGTCtaaccttgttttattttccagtgtGTTTTCcacttcagacttttttttttttcatctctagaagttctatttgggtcttttttatgttttcttccatgTTCTGGTGCATATAGAATATAGTTATAACAGCTGTTTTATTAACATCCTTGTTTACTAATTCTGTCATTTATGTCATTTATGATCTGTTACTATTGAGTGAGGTTTTTTCCCTCATCGCTCTgggttatattttcttgttttttgtgtgtgcttggAAATTTCTTACTGAATACCAAACATTGTGAATTTTGCCTTGTTGGGTACTGGACAGTTTTATAATCctttaaatattcttgagctttcttcttatcccattttacagatgagggaatgggcacaaagaggttaagcaTCGCTAGCCTCACAGGCATTATCTAGGCAAAAGGAGTTGGAGGAAGGGTGCTGGTGGTAAAGAGAGGAGCACGCACAAGGGCACAGAGCAATGAGAACTTATGGTACTTTCACAGAAACCTAATATTTCAGGAAAATGCAGCCAAGGAGGGAGGATAAAGCTGGTAAAGGAGATCAGAAGCCAGATCGGGAAGGGTttcctactttttattttgtagatcTTGGGGTGCCAAGCCAGATGTGTGTTTCCAAACATGTTTCTCTGGCAATGGAGTAGAGGATGAATTAAAGTCGGCAGCTTGAAGGAAACTTGGGAGCCATTTCTAAGTTCTTAATTCTTGCTTTTCAACTTCTCTTTGGTTTTAGGTTGTGGATCTGTCTTGAATGTAAATGGTGATGTTGAAATGGATGCCAGTATCATGAATGGAAAAGATCTGTCTGCAGGAGCTGTGTCTGCAGTCCGCTGTATAGCAAATCCCATTAAACTTGCACGGCTTGTTATGGAAAAGGTATGTGACGCAAGCATCCTTTTCGTAAGAAATCGTTACCGCTGTACTTGAGCAACTAAAAGTGGTCTAACTGTGGGGGAATACTTGTGAGCATTGTTCTCTTAAAACCATATAAAAGAGCAGAAGCAATGCTACTTAAATTTCTCAAGTAAGCTGAGACTCTGACTCTGTTGACGGTGGAATTGGACTGGTAATCCCTTGTCCAGTGATTACTTTTTCATGTTGCCttcctgtattttcttcagtCTTCTCTCAACATGTATGACGTAACAGATACAAACTGAACAGACTGTTTAATAGcatgtgtaaaataaaaatgaattatgtcCTCTAAACTTAAGATCATACATAAGTACTTTTCTAGTCATGGTCCATCACTTTAGGGGTTTTTTGAAAATGCAAGATCTCagagtgccaggctctgttcaACATTCAGAAAAGCAAGCCAgtggaatttgcatttttgagGCTTTGTACCCAGAGAGAAGTAATTACATCCACACAGTTGGAacactttaaaagattttaactGTTTCCAAAAACTAAccatgtttctgtttctttctggctcAAGACAACTCACTGCTTTCTGACTGACCAAGGTGCAGCAAAATTTGCAGCAGCCATGGGGGTTCCCACGATTCCTAAAGAGCAGCTGGTGACGGAGAGAAACGTAAAAcgtctagaaaaagagaaaggcgctctgaagtcagactgccAACAGTAAGTGTCACCTGCGGCTCGCAGTTTGGGGACTTACTCAGGTGTGGATGTGCGACAAATATCCGATTATCCACCTTTCTTAAATAAGTCAAGAATCACTTGGTAGTTTCAGTTTTTGTACAAAAATAATTGACACTGCATCCTGGAAAAACTGCTCTTTTGATTCTTACATTTAACCTCACTTATTACTCCTGTAATAACGATTCACATCTGGCCAAGAGTTCCTTCTCCAATAGTAGAGTGCCTTGCATTAGTGGACTAACTGCTGGATGCCTCTGGATCAGTTCGTTATCTTAAGCAGACAAAACAGATTGTCTGTGAGCTGGTGAACTCTCCGAAGTTACTTGAGCATGCTGTCCTAGTGCAGACAAATCAGTACAGTTCTTAGAAGTTTGAACTAATCCTTTGTTCTGAATTATGATTTTCTGTGTTACAGATTCCAAAATCTCAAATAAAAGCCCCCTTATTCaaagcaaaatttgaaaaataagatttgaaTATGGCCTGGGAGTTTATAATGGAATATAATCTATGTACTCTTCATGCTCTTTAAGATTTGTCATTTTTAACCAGCAGCATACTTTAATATCACCTAGGGAGCTTTTTCAAAATTGCATGTCTGGTCCCCTTCCATAAAGAACCAAATTTAATAGATCTGAGGTGAAGAGGCCAGGCAGGTGTGTTAGGAAAAAGTTTCCCAGGTAATTCTGGTGTGTCCCCAGCTTAAGAATCTGTTTTACAAACTTGGCCATGTACCAGTAGCTTTTGATAACCCTACCAAGTGTGCTATTGTACCTGTCGGCCAGAGTCACAGGAATGGGGCGGCTTTATCGATGGTTCGTGGGGGTTTTAACAGGTGTTGCCACATCACTTTCCAAAAATTCTGCAACAGTGCACATCTCTACCAGCCAGTATTGCCCTTAGATGTAAGCGAGACAGGCTACGCCCTGGGTCCTGCACTTTAGAGGACCCCCATATCACAAATACACAAAGCAGTTGGCTTGCTACAGACAACTGGGGCACCTCTGTCACTCAGCAGTGGCACAGCATGACCCATAGCCCTCATCATCCACTCTTGCGATTAACACCATCCAGCCCCCAGGGAAATGCTTCTCTGcatctcttgctctctgtctcggAAGCAAAGGCCACCTAAATCTAAAGATTTGTGGATTGTGCCACTGCCGATATCGGAAATGGACACTGCTTTGGAGCGGGGGGGAGGAATTGAACAGCAGAAGGACTTAggtaagagaaaaagacaaattaataacTTGTCAAATAAATTCTTATGTAACAAAGTAACTGTTTCCCAGTAGTGCCAAGTatccattttcttgcctcctTACGTGTTCTATGCTATGGTTCTGGCGGGATTCATGGATTAGTACAGTATCTGCAAGACTTGCACATGCAAACTGATGCCCATTACtcttacatgtgtatatatgtcgGTCTAGACCAGCAGTGTCCAACAGAAGGACAAGAGCTGcatatgcaatttaaaattttctagtagccacgttaaaaaagtgaaaagaaacaggtaaggggcacctgggtagctcagtcggttaagcgtctgactcttgattttggctcaggtcatgatctcagggtcacgagatcaagccccacatcaggctctgcactcagtgcagagtctacttgcaattctctccctctgcccctccacaccccaacccatactctctctctctcttaaaaaaaaaaaatacgtatgtacatacacacatatatttcacccagtatatccaaaatattatcatttcagcatgtaatcaatataagaaattattggaggtattttacatttttctttcacatgaaatcttcaaaatctgACCCACATACTACACTTGCAGCACACCCCTCCCCCGGGGACTGCCCACGCTTCCAGTGGCCAGTGGTGCAGGTAGCCCTGcctgccatattggacagtgcgGGTCTAGACAGAACCTGCATGAAGAACCAGCTCTTTATAAAGTTGGCAGCTAAATGGACACTGAATGGTAGAATTACAAATGGTTTTATTTGTTAagatatattaacatttttagcTTTTacgtaattttaaaatgttatattcacTAATTATAGTTCATGTTTTGACTTTAATATTAATAGATTGGTATATTAGGAAAAAACTTAACTTTTTGAAATTATATCTgcaattcatttatatttattcagtTATATTCGCTCTTcatttttgatgaaaatatatCCTAATTTTGTACACTTTCAAGACAATTACATCTTTTTAATCCCTAGATTATTGAAAATGCATGTTAAATCAAGATTTTgatagaaaaagaatacaaacgCAGAgctcacaaaagaaaacaaaaagctgagaggtaaacagaaggaaaataatcttcCAGGACGCAATCCACacgcattttaaaaaacaaaacaggggtgcctgggtagcgcagccgttaggcggctgccttcggctcagggcgtgatcccgacgttctgggatcgagtcccacgtcaggctcctccgctaggagcctgcttcttcctctcccactccccctgcttgtgttccctctcttgctgactgtctgtctctgtcaaaaaaaaaaaaaaaaaagtaaagtaagcAGTCTTCTTCCAGGATGACCCAGCTAACGTTGAGAAGCAGGACATTCCAAATTCTTGGTCCAATGAAGATTTAATTACCTGTCACAACAGTGAAGATTAGTAGGAATATTCTTGCCACATCTTCAGTTTGGACAGTTCTGATGAAATCCCAGCGATTTCCCGTCCTTTACTACAGGAAGAGCTCATTGATTATCTCGAATAATCACACACCAAAAGGACACGTGCAGTCAGTAGGACTGGGGAGAACAGGCAGTTGATATCAGCGGAAAAAGAAAAAGACGATATGAAACAGGGCTGTAATGTTCTtgaaagaataatacagtgtGTCTGGTATTTAGCCAGGCCTAACGAGGCTTTTCATGACACTCCATCATCAGCACTGTGTTTACAAAACACAGTGGGACATTTCAggcttaataaaaattatttcaaaacttgaTAATACATGtaattaagacaaaaaataatgcAACTAATGATCACTAAGATAAGAGAATTCAGACAGATTAATTTAGTGACTAATAAGTGAGAGATgaaatcaaatacataaaatgtttttaacaaaatACTCAGTTCAGCTAGAAGGTACCACGGTCAGAAGACACATCGAGCAACTAACACTGATTATATGTATCACCGTACGACCCCGAGAAGAGAAACAAGTCTGACTCACCTGCTTTTGGAAGTAGGTGTTTTGGATTTAGAGAAGAAGTGGGAGAACTTTTCATCTTAGGCATGAACTTAAAAGACTTTCGAAGgcaatgggacacctgggtggctcagttggttaaacgaccaactcttgattttgacttaggtcatgatctcagggctctgagatcgagccccgcatcaggctccacactcagtgcggagtctgcttgagagtctccctgcccctccccctaccccgcTTGCACATGcgcgctttctctttctctcaaataaagctttaaaaaaataaaataaaaaactgtcaAAGGCAAGCCTGTGATAATGGAGTGAACATGGTTggtaaataaaagatatataaacaGGAAGTTTGGCCAAGAGCCCAGAAGTATTCCATGTGACACGTAGGCTCACAGTTTGAATCTGTTTCTAGGAGGTGTGCCCCCGCTGCACGGCAGTGCCGATGTTGTGGGACACTAGAGGGTCCGATGCAAGGTTCTCTAGATAGGTCCAAAATGGAACAGGGCGCTCAGACTCCTGTCTGACCTTAGAACAGATCTCAGACAGATGGTGGGAATGACCAACCCAGTGCTGTTAaagtaattactttgaatttagATAAAGAATTCCGTGAAATCACAGAAGATTCTCAAAGagtaaattatggactttgacagtgaaattaattttgattcgATGCTACCTACAGCCACTTAGTATGAACTGTTAATTTCTATTGATAAGCttaataaaagctttaaaaaatctttttggctATTTCACTTTTGAAAGGATTGAAAATatattaagagaaacaaaatcacaCTGCATGTGAAATGTGCAAGAAGAATAacaattcaggggcacctgggtggctcagtctgttaagtgtccaactcttgattttggctcaggtcatgattcagggccatgagatcgagccctgtgtggggtttcgagctgagcgtggagcctgcttgggattctctgtctctctccccacctctgcccctccccccgcttgggCTCTCTTGCGTCctctttccaaaataataataataatattattattattattattaatagcattccagtaaaataaaaggaaactgaaggaAGGCAACAAAAATTCTTGCCCAACTTGAAGGAGAAGATTCATGTACAAATAATCCCCAAATCAACTCCGATAGaggctgtctttctgtctgttATATATCAGAGCATAGTGCCATTTGAAGAGAGACATGCACAAAATCAAACAACACAAGTGCtactttcagttttctttataatACGCCGGCAGTGAAATGTGAAAGAGCTGAAGATACTCTGCGTGGGTCTAGGTGCTGCTGCAGAGATGGTATAAATGACTACAGGGAGCGGTCATGACATGTTTGATCAAATCAAAGTATGCAATAGTGTCTTCTGTTACAAAAACGTATCCCACGATGCCCGGTAGCATTTGAGCGTGGTAATGTGCAAATCAGGAGTTCCTTTCCAAATCCAAGGATTGCCTTAAGAATTTTGTTGAACATTCCAGTTGCTGCTGCCTCAGCAGAGGGAAGCTTctccaaattaaaatgaattaaaaacctgCTAAGAACTACACGGACTCAAAAAGATCTGTCTTATGTGGCAGTTTGTCGAGAGAACACATGTTGTACGGACATATGATTATAAGAGCGTGCTGCCCCCTGAAATGAATCAACCTTGTGGAGTAAACAATAATTTATAGGGGGGGTGCGTATGTGTTTCCCACTCATCCAGCCATTAATAACTGATCAACAAAGGACCTAGATGGGCACAATAATTACATTAAGTCATTATTGGTGGTTTGTCTGCTTTCGTTCATGTAAAAACCATGGctttgcaatatttttaaagacatattcaTCACTCTAAGAGAAAAGAACATATCTACAGCCTCTAAAACGTAAACAGATGGTGTAGTGGGCCGCCATTTGTATTTGTAGTCTCGCCTCCACACTTAGCGAATGTTAGGAGTGGACCTGCCAGCAGCCGAGTCTGGGAGTGCCTCCCCTCATCTGACATGAGGAGGGTAACGCTGTCACTTTAAGTTATATTCTCTGATTATCAACAAGTTTGAGCATTTGGCATTTGTTGGTGGGCCATTggtttctatgaatttgtctatttttgtcctatgatcattttttctctttcattgttaTGTTCCTTCTTCTCAGTCTTAAGGCTGtcttctctgtttaaaaaaaaaaaaatccaaatctgtTGTTTTTAGTCTTGCTTTTACTTTGCTTATGGTATTTTTGCCATACACAAGTTTTTACTTTTTCGTAATCAAATACGCAGTCTGCCTCTCTTGTCTACTTCTTGGGACTAGAAACATAGAAGGTATTCCCCACCCTGAGACATCTGTAGTCACCTAGATTTTCctgaagaattttgttttgttttatagtcaGGCCTTGAACTCTGGAGCTGATTTTTGTGAACGCTGGAAGATAGGGTTCCTGTTTTCTTCCAAGCAGAATGCCAGATTTCTCTTTCTAGCCCCCTGACTGCCAGCCCACATCGAGCTGCAGTTCGCTCTCTCCACGTGATTGCCCAACCGGTACCTCAAGCTTGTGTCCAGAACTGAAGCCCAGATTTCCCCACCTAACGTCACGCCACACCCaccaacaaaaccagaaaacaccaaaaaacctaTTCCTAATAGTCTCCCTTTCAGTGAATGGTTCCTGTACCCTTTCAGTTCTGGGAGCCAAAGCCTTAGAGCCGCCCATAATCTCTCTCACACCCAACTCCCCCGCAAAGTCTGTCAGCTCTGCCTCCAGAGTGTCCCGAGCCGAGCCTGCTTCCCCGCATCCCAGGAGCACCCCAACAGAGGCCAGCAACTCTTCAAGCCTCCTGACCAGTCTCTGGTTCCTCTCTTGTCTCCCTCACTCCACACACATCTGCCAGAATGATTATTCTGCGAGAAATATTTTGTGCATGTGTGGCATACACACAGAAGTGCACAAGTCTTACGGAGCCTCTGATGGCTTTTCACCGAGCGGACCCACAAAATCGGCCCCCAGGGGGTGGGGAACTAGATCATCGCCCGACGCTCCCCACCACgctcccttcccagccctgccctgacGGCACCCACGTACCCGGCTTCTAACACGGTGGACGACAGTCGCCAGTTTTCGAACTTCATTTAAGTGGAACCGTGTAGTGTGTACTTTATTTGGTGCCTTCTTTCCTCGTGCTATTTCGGGGGTCCGTCCACGTGTGGCACACACAGCGCAGCAGCTCATGGCACGGCAGGAGGGGAGTTGGTGCCAGGACGCTCTCAGGCCACCTGCTGCGCCTCTGGCGGACATTTATGTCACTTTCCGCTCGCCATTACTACACACAGTCCTGCTGCGAACGTTTCGGTGTATGTTTTTCGGTGAGCGTCGCTCCACAGTTCTGCTGGAAGAATGCAGAAAGGGAGGCGTGTGATTGCCAAGCCAGCTTTGGTAGGTCCTGCCAGATGGCTTTCCGAAGGGGTTGCCCCAGTTTACGTTTCCAGCAGTAGTGACTGAGTGTTCCAGTCCCGCACCTCCTGACCCTCGCCCGATACGAGTCGTCTTCGTTTTAGGCATTCCGGTGGATGAGGGTGGTGGtaagaatgatatttttaaaactgaactcACCTTGGGACACAGTGCCTTCCCATCTCACTCAGGGCCTATACGTCGGAGGACCACATGACGTAGTGTTCAGATCAGAACTTGactttgagagtgaaaggggagCTGTTACATGGGGAGAAATCAGGACTGTCCTGGCTCACCAGGGTGTACGGTCACCCCGCCCGTCAGAGCCTCCAAGGTCTGGCTGCTGGCCatcccctgaccccctcccctctctccctcgcTTTATTCTCCGCAACCGCAGTGACCTGCATGACTGCCGTGAGCGTCCCAGCCGTGGTCCAGCTGCAGGAGCACACTCCCCAGCAAGCCGTGTGGGTTGCCCTCCCCTCCTTCAGCAAGGCCCTGCAGAAAGCCCTCTCCGTGCTGCTGGAGTTGTCATTTTTACCGTTGttcataaaacaaatttttaccGCTCTGTTGCCCTCTGCCCCCAAAGGCAAGCTGCACGGGAGAAGGGACACTGTCTGTTCACTCCTGGGCctggcacttactatgtgcctcAAACATAGTTCATTgtagcttgggggggggggggtattatAGCTGTTGTTGCAcaatttcttccaattttttctttccaatttttttacttgaaaatgtTTAATAGGGAAAACAATAACTTACTTCATCTTTACAGCAAGCCCCGTGAAACAGGCCAAGTGGGGTGTGACAGGCAACGTCGGCATCACCTGGGAGGTGTGAGAAGTGCGGGGCGGGCCCAGGGATCCAAGGGATTTTTATGCACACATCGTCTGAGATGCACTCAATTCtttttatccctgttttataggTGGGCAAAATGAGACGCAGTTACTAAGAAAACTTAGTAactaagtcacacagctagaggaCGGTGGTGCAGGGACGGGATGTGCTCTTAAAGCTGAGAGCTGAAGGAACGTCTAGCAATCTCTCTGACGTGCAGAGTGGAAAGCTAACGTGAGACGCGAATGTCGCAATCAAAGTGCGCCCCACTTACCATTAGCATCTCATGTGGGAATTTAAGTGCTGTTCAGCTCCGATGTTACTTGTGACATCAGGGTCTCTCGTCTCAGTCTgtcccttttctctttattcttggCAGAGACTTGGGAACCGTGGGTGCCGTCGCCTTGGACTCCAAAGGAAACGTAGCCTACGCGACCTCGACGGGCGGCATCGTTAATAAAATGGTCGGCCGGGTTGGGGACACCCCGTGCATAGGTAGGCTCTGTGGCCCGCTGCTGACCCGCCCCTTCCGCTGCCATCCACCTGTCACCCTCTCCTCTTCACTCCCCGCCTCTTCCGGCAGCCCCAgcatttcggggggggggggggggagtacttGGGCAGGGCACCCTTTGAGAGGGCACCTGTATCCAGCAGGTACGAGGCTTTTCCGAGGCTGGAGGCTCCGGGGATGACTTGGGGAGGCTCAGGTGGCCCCCAGCGAGCCCCGGAGAGCCTCTTCTCTCTAGCCCCAGCTTCAGGATCTGCAGACTTAGTCCCAAACGGTTACATACACAAAGCCTCTTCCCAGGCATGGGCTCAAATTAACAAACTGAGAAAAAGCTGAGAATTTAGGTTGGCCGCTAATAGATTTGAGTGGCCTGAAGGCGTCGCAGTGCTGGTACAATGGAAACATTTGTGTTGACATTGACATAGGCCCTCTAGTTCCCGGGCGGGGTCAGTGGCGGGCCTGGGAGTGGCTGTGTGGGCTTCGCGGAGGAGCAAGAGCCGTCCTGGAGGGGCTGCTCCGTGAGAGCTCAggccaacaccccccccccccccccgattttaGGGTCATCACCTGGCACTTACTACACCACTTCTGCACCTCAAGGTCACGGCTGCTGACCTTTGTTCACACTTTGGCCCTCTCTGGGATTTAACATTTATGTATCCTTAGACTTGGTATGGGTTTGAATTTCTTCACTGTGCTGCTCAGTTTGAACCAGTCCACCTTTTTTGAGCAGGGTCTGGAGGTTATGCCGACAATGACATTGGCGCCATTTCCACCACGGGGCACGGGGAGAGCATCCTGAAGGTGAATCTGGCCAGACTGACTCTCTTCCACGTAGAACAAGGTACAGAGAACAAGTTCACGCTGTCTGAAGACAAGTGAATGGAAACTCTTTATAATAAGCTGTAAAGTATATGAAACCCTTTCGCATTTGCTTTAGATGTTCCTTTCAGGTCGTTAACGCTACTTTGACTTCTTCCCGCCTTCTGTCAGGATCTGGAAAGAAGTGCACTTAGAATACTGTCCGTGTTGGGCATCTCAGGGGCAGTGGAGAGACTTTGAGCCTGGGTGTGGGAGAGAAGGCAGCTCTGCTTAGGCTGATGCTAGGCTCCGTCTCGGTGCAAACAGGGCATTTTATGGTGAGGATCCTTCTTTGAAGCATTCAAATAGAAATCATTTGCCCAAAAATCTTTGTTAACTCACTTTGGATTTTCATACTGCCACTGATTTTCCCATCAGATTCCTTTCATTGCAAGGTGTGTTGTTTCTCAACCTTTCCTCGTTTCCAGGAAGGACATTGGAAGAGGCGGCCGACATGGCGTTGGGTTATATGAAGTCAAAGCTGAAGGGTTTAGGCGGCGTCATCTTGGTCAGCAAAGCAGGAGACTGGGCGGTGAAGTGGACCTCCACCTCCATGCCCTGGGCAGCCGCCAAGGATGGCAAGCTGCACTCTGGAATTGACCTCGACGAGACCAGTGTCGCTGACCTGCCCTAGGGCCCTGAAGATTGTTCTAGATGCTAGCTTGGAGGGAAAGTCCAGTTTCCTGGTGTGGAGACTTGGCTTAATCAATTAGATCTAGAAATGGAAAATTCTGCAGTCTGTCACTCGTTTTGTCGCCTTGATCAATGAGTATCTGAG is a window from the Ursus arctos isolate Adak ecotype North America unplaced genomic scaffold, UrsArc2.0 scaffold_23, whole genome shotgun sequence genome containing:
- the ASRGL1 gene encoding isoaspartyl peptidase/L-asparaginase, translated to MNPVIVVHGGGASSISKDRKERVRQGITKAAEEGYRILRDGGSAVDAVEGAVTFLENHPEFNAGCGSVLNVNGDVEMDASIMNGKDLSAGAVSAVRCIANPIKLARLVMEKTTHCFLTDQGAAKFAAAMGVPTIPKEQLVTERNVKRLEKEKGALKSDCQQDLGTVGAVALDSKGNVAYATSTGGIVNKMVGRVGDTPCIGSGGYADNDIGAISTTGHGESILKVNLARLTLFHVEQGRTLEEAADMALGYMKSKLKGLGGVILVSKAGDWAVKWTSTSMPWAAAKDGKLHSGIDLDETSVADLP